In Pseudomonas fluorescens, one genomic interval encodes:
- a CDS encoding MOSC domain-containing protein has protein sequence MLRLSALYRYPLKSGKPEILQSIGLDKLGLAGDRRWMLVDEASGRFLTQRAEAKMSQLSALWNAQGGLTLSAPGLAALDVPLPEADSDLRGVTIWRDTLRVPDAGDAAARWVSEFIGKPTRLVQVPLDRARMTQAGYGREDDQVAFADGFPLLLIGEASLEDLVQKVGRPLEMLRFRPNLVIEGSAAFAEDGWKRIRIGDVEFRVVKPCSRCILTTIDPQTGERSADREPLATLQKYRAQADGAMFGQNLVNDSNGQLEVGMPVEILE, from the coding sequence ATGCTGCGTCTGAGCGCGCTTTATCGTTATCCGTTGAAATCCGGCAAACCCGAGATTCTGCAATCGATTGGCCTGGACAAACTGGGCCTTGCAGGGGACCGACGCTGGATGCTCGTGGATGAAGCCAGCGGCCGCTTTCTGACCCAGCGGGCCGAGGCGAAAATGAGCCAGTTGTCGGCGCTGTGGAATGCGCAGGGCGGTCTGACCCTGAGTGCCCCCGGGCTTGCCGCGCTGGACGTGCCATTGCCCGAGGCCGATTCCGACTTGCGCGGTGTGACCATCTGGCGTGACACCCTGCGCGTGCCGGATGCCGGTGATGCAGCGGCCCGCTGGGTCAGCGAGTTCATCGGCAAACCGACCCGTCTGGTGCAGGTGCCGCTTGATCGCGCGCGCATGACGCAGGCCGGTTATGGCCGCGAGGACGATCAGGTCGCGTTCGCCGACGGTTTCCCGCTGTTGCTGATTGGCGAAGCGTCACTTGAGGATCTGGTGCAAAAGGTCGGACGACCGCTGGAGATGCTGCGCTTTCGGCCGAATCTGGTGATCGAAGGCAGCGCGGCGTTCGCCGAGGACGGCTGGAAGCGCATTCGTATCGGTGACGTCGAGTTCCGCGTGGTGAAGCCTTGCTCGCGCTGCATTCTGACCACCATCGATCCGCAAACCGGCGAACGCAGTGCTGATCGCGAACCGCTGGCAACCTTGCAGAAATACCGTGCGCAGGCCGATGGCGCGATGTTCGGGCAGAACCTGGTCAACGACAGCAATGGTCAACTGGAAGTCGGAATGCCGGTGGAAATCCTCGAGTAA
- a CDS encoding acetyl/propionyl/methylcrotonyl-CoA carboxylase subunit alpha translates to MPVIHKILIANRGEIACRIQRTAQALGYRTVAVFSDADADALHVQMADQAVNIGAASVQQSYLNIPAILDAARRSGADAIHPGYGFLSENAEFARACAAANLTFIGPSAEAIELMGSKRLSKIAMLDASVPCIAGYQGAAQDDATLLREAERIGYPLMIKASAGGGGRGMRLVHSSEELPAQLRTARSEALNGFGSDELILEQALIEPRHVEVQLFGDSHGNLIYLGERDCSVQRRHQKVVEEAPCPVMTRELRQAMGEAALKAGRAVNYLGAGTVEFLLDARGQFYFLEMNTRLQVEHPVTELITGQDLVAWQLAVAEGQPLPLTQDQLALNGHAMEVRLYAEDPTQNFLPQTGRVQAWEPALGPGARIDHGVLEGQSISPFYDPMLGKLIAHGATREEARRKLLRAVQDSVLLGVQSNQRLLVSLLQHPQFISGEFSTAFIAQHFTDHPCLHTYAPTAEELAIAAVLFYQAGAQVHRAPLKGWRNNVGAPLNYRLGLEQQDWTVQLLAHGDDRFTVNVMQRALALTVINCDERAVTLEVDGLRQRHAYRIDGEELWLFTHPGNLRLEDRTHALISSQSSVSSGTLKAPMDGAIVDVLVSEGSPVSKGQLLVVLEAMKMEHPLKAGIDGVLKRVQVKVGDQVKNRQVLLQVE, encoded by the coding sequence ATGCCCGTCATCCACAAAATCCTGATCGCCAACCGCGGTGAAATCGCCTGCCGCATCCAGCGCACCGCCCAGGCCCTCGGCTATCGCACCGTCGCCGTATTCAGCGATGCCGACGCCGATGCCCTGCACGTGCAGATGGCCGATCAAGCGGTGAACATCGGCGCCGCATCGGTGCAACAGTCCTATCTGAACATCCCGGCGATCCTTGACGCCGCACGCCGCAGCGGTGCCGACGCGATCCACCCAGGCTACGGCTTTCTCTCGGAAAACGCCGAATTCGCCCGCGCCTGCGCAGCGGCCAACCTGACCTTCATCGGCCCCAGCGCCGAGGCCATCGAGCTGATGGGCAGCAAGCGCCTGTCGAAAATCGCCATGCTCGACGCCAGTGTTCCTTGCATCGCCGGCTATCAAGGCGCCGCGCAGGACGACGCCACTCTGCTGCGTGAAGCCGAGCGCATCGGCTACCCGCTGATGATCAAGGCCAGTGCTGGCGGCGGTGGACGCGGCATGCGTCTGGTGCACAGCAGCGAGGAATTGCCGGCGCAATTGCGCACCGCCCGCTCCGAAGCGCTGAACGGTTTCGGCAGCGACGAACTGATCCTCGAACAGGCACTGATCGAACCACGGCACGTCGAGGTACAACTGTTCGGCGATAGCCATGGCAACCTGATCTACCTCGGCGAGCGCGATTGCTCGGTGCAGCGCCGCCATCAGAAAGTCGTCGAGGAAGCACCCTGCCCGGTGATGACCCGCGAGTTGCGCCAGGCCATGGGCGAAGCGGCATTGAAGGCTGGCCGCGCGGTGAATTACCTCGGTGCGGGCACCGTCGAGTTTCTGCTCGATGCCCGTGGGCAGTTCTACTTTCTGGAAATGAACACGCGTCTGCAGGTCGAGCATCCGGTGACCGAACTGATCACCGGGCAGGATCTGGTCGCCTGGCAATTGGCCGTCGCCGAGGGGCAGCCGCTGCCGTTGACTCAGGATCAGCTCGCGCTGAACGGCCACGCCATGGAAGTGCGTCTGTATGCCGAAGATCCGACGCAGAATTTCCTGCCGCAGACCGGTCGTGTACAGGCCTGGGAACCGGCGTTGGGTCCGGGGGCGCGGATCGATCATGGCGTGCTCGAAGGTCAGTCGATCAGCCCGTTTTATGATCCGATGCTCGGCAAACTGATCGCCCACGGCGCCACCCGCGAAGAGGCACGGCGCAAGCTGCTGCGCGCGGTGCAGGACAGCGTGCTGCTCGGCGTTCAGAGCAACCAGCGTTTGCTGGTCAGCCTGCTGCAGCATCCGCAGTTCATCAGCGGTGAATTCAGCACCGCGTTCATCGCGCAGCATTTCACTGACCACCCATGCCTGCACACTTACGCCCCCACCGCCGAGGAGCTGGCCATCGCCGCCGTGCTGTTTTATCAGGCTGGCGCGCAGGTGCATCGTGCGCCGCTCAAAGGTTGGCGCAACAATGTCGGCGCGCCGCTCAATTACCGCCTCGGGCTTGAACAGCAGGACTGGACCGTGCAACTGCTTGCGCACGGCGATGACCGCTTCACCGTGAACGTGATGCAGCGCGCACTGGCGCTGACCGTCATCAATTGCGACGAGCGCGCGGTGACACTGGAAGTCGACGGCCTGCGCCAGCGTCACGCCTACCGGATCGATGGCGAAGAACTCTGGCTGTTCACCCACCCCGGCAACCTGCGCCTGGAGGATCGAACTCATGCGCTGATCAGCAGTCAGAGCAGCGTCAGCTCCGGCACACTGAAAGCGCCGATGGACGGTGCCATCGTCGACGTGCTGGTCAGCGAAGGCAGTCCGGTCAGCAAGGGTCAGTTGCTGGTGGTGCTGGAGGCAATGAAAATGGAGCATCCGCTCAAGGCCGGCATCGATGGCGTGCTCAAGCGGGTGCAGGTCAAGGTCGGCGATCAGGTAAAAAATCGTCAGGTTCTGTTGCAGGTCGAGTGA
- a CDS encoding pyrimidine/purine nucleoside phosphorylase, producing the protein MFKVNEYFDGTVKSIAFGTAEGPATIGVMAPGEYEFGTAQREIMHVVSGALTVKLPDSSDWETFAAGSQFNVPANSKFQLKVAVDTAYLCEYRG; encoded by the coding sequence ATGTTCAAAGTCAACGAGTACTTCGACGGCACCGTCAAGTCGATCGCTTTTGGCACCGCTGAAGGTCCGGCGACCATCGGCGTCATGGCCCCGGGCGAATACGAATTCGGCACCGCTCAGCGCGAGATCATGCACGTGGTCTCCGGTGCGCTGACCGTCAAACTGCCGGACAGCAGCGACTGGGAAACCTTCGCCGCCGGCAGCCAGTTCAACGTTCCGGCCAACAGCAAGTTCCAGCTGAAAGTCGCCGTTGATACCGCTTACCTGTGCGAATACCGCGGCTAA
- a CDS encoding exonuclease domain-containing protein has product MPHWLVIDLEATTDEGGWPVTEMEIIEIGATLVDRAGREQDHFQRFVKPTRRPLLTPFCRELTHITQANIDTAQPLSEVWPAFERWLGQHQTRLEGWASWGDYDRKQLLQEWQRLQLDSLLSRVPHMNLKQRFAKARRLERPLGLNGALQLAGMQFSGQQHRALEDARNTARLLPLVLPL; this is encoded by the coding sequence ATGCCCCATTGGCTGGTCATTGATCTGGAAGCCACCACAGATGAAGGTGGCTGGCCGGTTACGGAAATGGAAATCATCGAAATCGGCGCGACGCTGGTCGACCGTGCCGGTCGCGAGCAGGATCACTTTCAGCGGTTCGTCAAACCGACCCGGCGGCCGTTGCTGACGCCGTTCTGCCGTGAGCTCACGCACATCACCCAGGCCAACATCGACACCGCACAGCCGCTGAGCGAGGTCTGGCCGGCCTTCGAACGCTGGCTCGGGCAACACCAGACGCGCCTCGAAGGCTGGGCCAGTTGGGGCGATTACGACCGCAAGCAGTTGCTCCAGGAATGGCAGCGCCTGCAACTCGACAGCCTGCTGAGCCGGGTGCCACACATGAACCTCAAGCAGCGCTTCGCCAAGGCCCGGCGCCTGGAACGACCGCTGGGCTTGAACGGTGCGCTGCAACTGGCCGGCATGCAGTTCAGCGGTCAACAGCACCGAGCCCTGGAAGATGCGCGCAATACCGCGCGGTTGCTGCCGTTGGTCTTGCCACTCTGA